A section of the Microbacterium sp. MM2322 genome encodes:
- a CDS encoding sugar-binding domain-containing protein, with amino-acid sequence MTDDDVAFRASTQDGSYPRPQLVRPAWADLSGTWGFAFDDEDAGARLGWERTGIRSDRIVVPFPPESTASGIGDTAPHRVLWYSRDLTDDDLDAAGHANGRRLILHFGAVDYRSEVWVGGRSVGRHEGGHTPFALDITSAVAAGDRTVVVRVEDDPTDISQPRGKQDWRDHPHAIWYHRTSGIWQPVWLESVPDVHVSAIRWTADPRRGTVTLDLELSGAPSAGTEVEVDLAYEGARLAHAVVTAGSRESTIVLPVAELANGQSYEELLWSPESPRLIDAEVRVGDDVVHSYLGLRTAHVARGRFWLNDRPYYLRSVLNQGYWPESHLAAPSAGALRDEVELIRSLGFTATRVHQKFEDPRFLLAADQLGLLVWGEAPGTYTFTQTAIERTTREWLEVVRRDMSHPSIVTWVPINESWGVQHIATDPRMQHFARALVSLTKALDPTRPVVSNDGWEQVDTDIVAIHDYEWRPDVVQERYATDAGIRHLIDTVGPGGRTLIVSGDVSDAPVMLTEFGGISFDTSAAEGAWGYSSATSPEDFAERFEGLMAAVHASDALAGFCYTQLADTLQETNGLVTADRTPKIPVDRIRAAITGTHTS; translated from the coding sequence ATGACCGACGATGACGTCGCCTTCCGCGCGAGCACGCAGGACGGCTCCTACCCTCGACCGCAGCTCGTCCGCCCCGCGTGGGCGGATCTCTCCGGAACGTGGGGGTTCGCATTCGACGACGAGGATGCCGGGGCTCGCCTCGGCTGGGAGCGCACCGGCATCCGCTCGGATCGGATCGTCGTCCCCTTCCCACCCGAGTCGACCGCGTCGGGAATCGGCGACACCGCGCCGCACCGCGTGCTCTGGTACTCCCGCGACCTCACCGACGACGACCTCGACGCCGCGGGGCACGCGAACGGCCGACGCCTGATCCTGCACTTCGGCGCGGTCGACTACCGCTCTGAGGTGTGGGTCGGCGGCCGGTCGGTGGGGCGCCACGAGGGCGGTCACACACCGTTCGCGCTCGACATCACCTCGGCCGTCGCCGCGGGCGACCGCACCGTCGTGGTCCGCGTGGAGGATGACCCGACCGACATCTCGCAGCCCCGTGGCAAGCAGGACTGGCGGGATCACCCGCACGCCATCTGGTACCACCGGACGTCCGGGATCTGGCAGCCCGTGTGGCTCGAGAGCGTGCCCGATGTGCACGTCAGCGCGATCCGCTGGACGGCCGACCCGCGACGGGGAACCGTGACCCTCGACCTCGAACTGTCGGGCGCGCCGTCAGCAGGGACGGAGGTCGAGGTCGACCTGGCCTACGAGGGTGCCCGACTCGCCCACGCCGTGGTGACCGCGGGCTCGCGCGAGTCGACCATCGTCCTCCCCGTCGCGGAGCTCGCGAACGGGCAGTCCTACGAGGAACTCCTCTGGTCGCCCGAGAGCCCGCGGCTCATCGACGCCGAGGTGCGAGTGGGTGACGACGTCGTGCATTCCTACCTCGGCCTCCGCACCGCCCACGTCGCCCGCGGGCGGTTCTGGCTGAACGACCGCCCCTACTACCTGCGCTCCGTGCTGAATCAGGGCTACTGGCCCGAGTCGCACCTCGCCGCGCCGTCGGCGGGGGCGCTCCGCGATGAGGTCGAGCTCATCCGTTCGCTGGGGTTCACCGCAACCCGCGTGCATCAGAAGTTCGAGGATCCGCGCTTCCTCCTGGCTGCCGACCAGCTCGGCCTGCTGGTCTGGGGAGAAGCGCCCGGCACCTACACGTTCACGCAGACCGCCATCGAGCGCACGACGCGCGAGTGGCTCGAGGTCGTCCGCCGCGATATGTCGCATCCGTCGATCGTCACGTGGGTGCCGATCAACGAGAGCTGGGGCGTGCAGCACATCGCCACCGACCCGCGGATGCAGCATTTCGCCCGCGCGCTCGTCTCGCTGACGAAGGCCCTCGACCCGACGAGACCGGTGGTCTCGAACGACGGGTGGGAGCAGGTCGACACCGACATCGTCGCGATCCACGACTACGAGTGGCGCCCCGATGTCGTGCAGGAGCGATACGCGACGGATGCCGGCATCCGTCACCTCATCGACACGGTCGGCCCCGGCGGGCGAACCCTCATCGTCAGCGGCGACGTCTCGGATGCGCCGGTGATGCTCACCGAGTTCGGCGGCATCTCGTTCGACACGTCGGCGGCCGAGGGAGCGTGGGGGTACTCGTCGGCGACCTCTCCGGAGGATTTCGCCGAGCGTTTCGAGGGGCTCATGGCGGCCGTCCACGCGAGCGATGCTCTCGCGGGCTTCTGCTACACGCAGTTGGCCGACACCCTGCAGGAGACGAACGGCCTCGTCACAGCCGACCGCACGCCGAAGATCCCGGTCGATCGCATCCGCGCGGCGATCACGGGGACCCATACGAGCTGA
- a CDS encoding PucR family transcriptional regulator, which produces MVTRDAGPTLRALLGRRELQLRLDGEEADLPPAALDRPTRWVHSSDLDDPTPFLAEDLVLLTTGTQFPAGARYPFETYVKRLVDRGVAALGFGTEVVRDGIPPGLAAACRSAHLPLFEVPYSTPFIAVARANAEAVAAQAYARRSWALSAQRAIALAALRPDGLDATIAELARQLDTWVGMYDAAGELVREHPSGTLSADAAAVLRAEVDAVLRRGARAGSSLRSDTDAFTLQTLGRGGSLHGVVAIAAGELDQAGRDVVTAVIAMAGLALEQHQRLSRARTVLRSGMVRSLLTGDPSLARQISRDVWGPLPPAPIVVAVADAGGPRTGALLDVLELRADERHGALVYGTLDDDVVIVVPASAATMLDEIPARFALRLGVSEPAGYADVAHALGQARAARDRAAAPGVSHFAEVQTGGILSALSSGDAAMVAAAHLAPLRAHDRETGGRLEETLRAWLEADGSNERAAAALGVHRHTVRTRLAAAEKALGTDLGSFAARAELWAAFRLE; this is translated from the coding sequence GTGGTCACACGGGATGCCGGCCCCACCCTTCGCGCGCTCCTCGGCCGGCGCGAACTGCAGCTGCGCCTCGACGGCGAGGAAGCGGATCTGCCGCCGGCTGCGCTCGACCGCCCGACGCGCTGGGTGCACAGTTCCGATCTCGATGACCCCACCCCGTTCCTCGCCGAGGACCTCGTGCTCCTCACGACGGGGACGCAGTTCCCCGCGGGAGCGCGGTACCCCTTCGAGACCTACGTGAAGCGGCTCGTCGACCGCGGGGTCGCGGCCCTGGGTTTCGGGACCGAGGTGGTGCGCGACGGCATCCCGCCGGGCCTGGCCGCAGCGTGCCGCAGCGCGCACCTGCCGCTGTTCGAGGTGCCGTACAGCACGCCGTTCATCGCCGTCGCCCGCGCGAACGCCGAAGCCGTCGCCGCGCAGGCCTACGCGCGGCGCAGTTGGGCGCTGTCGGCGCAGCGGGCGATCGCGCTCGCAGCCCTCCGCCCCGACGGGCTGGACGCCACGATCGCCGAACTCGCCCGACAGCTCGACACGTGGGTGGGGATGTACGACGCGGCCGGCGAGCTCGTCCGCGAACACCCCTCCGGCACCCTGTCCGCCGACGCGGCTGCCGTGCTGCGCGCCGAAGTGGACGCGGTCCTCCGCCGCGGCGCGCGGGCCGGATCGTCTCTTCGCTCCGACACCGATGCGTTCACGCTGCAGACCCTCGGGCGCGGCGGCAGTCTCCACGGCGTCGTCGCCATCGCCGCGGGCGAGCTCGACCAGGCGGGTCGCGACGTCGTGACCGCCGTCATCGCGATGGCCGGCCTCGCGCTCGAACAGCATCAGCGGCTCTCGCGCGCCCGCACGGTGCTCCGCTCGGGGATGGTGCGCTCGCTCCTCACCGGCGACCCGTCGCTCGCCCGGCAGATCTCCCGCGACGTGTGGGGTCCGTTGCCTCCCGCGCCGATCGTCGTCGCGGTGGCGGATGCCGGTGGCCCCCGCACGGGCGCTCTCCTCGACGTGCTCGAGCTCCGCGCCGACGAGCGACACGGCGCCCTCGTCTACGGCACGCTCGACGACGACGTCGTGATCGTGGTGCCGGCCTCCGCCGCCACGATGCTCGACGAGATCCCGGCCCGGTTCGCCCTGCGGCTCGGCGTGTCTGAGCCGGCGGGCTACGCCGACGTCGCCCACGCCCTCGGACAGGCCCGCGCGGCGCGCGACCGCGCTGCGGCGCCGGGGGTCTCGCACTTCGCGGAGGTGCAGACCGGCGGCATCCTGTCGGCCCTGTCGTCGGGGGATGCCGCGATGGTCGCCGCCGCGCACCTCGCCCCGCTCCGGGCACACGACCGTGAGACGGGCGGGCGCCTCGAAGAGACGCTGCGGGCGTGGCTCGAGGCGGACGGCTCGAATGAGCGAGCAGCGGCGGCGCTCGGCGTGCACCGGCACACCGTGCGGACCCGGCTCGCCGCCGCCGAGAAGGCGCTCGGCACCGACCTCGGGTCGTTCGCCGCGCGGGCCGAACTCTGGGCGGCGTTCCGCCTCGAGTGA
- the gabT gene encoding 4-aminobutyrate--2-oxoglutarate transaminase, protein MTTSTAPVTTPLGGPSLPQERRLETAIPGPRSQEILARKADAVAAGVGHTVPIAAVAAGGGVVVDADGNSLIDLGSGIAVTTVGNAHPKVVEAIAAQAAQLTHTCFMISPYESYVEVAETLNRLTPGDHAKKSALFNSGAEAVENAVKIARKFTGKQAVVAFDHAYHGRTNLTMALTAKSMPYKSGFGPFAAEVYRVPASYPFRDGLSGQDAAARAISMIEKQVGADNLAAVIIEPIQGEGGFVVPADGFLPAVVEWCRANDVVFIADEVQSGFARTGAMFASEHFGIVPDLITTAKGIAGGMPLAAVTGRADIMDATHTGGLGGTYGGNPVACAAALAAMDAFENDGLIERAQEIEALLTARLREIAASDPRIGEVRGRGAMIAAEFVDPTTGAPDAALTGAVAKACIAAGVIVLTCGTYGNVIRFLPPLSIGDDLLREGLDVLAEALGKA, encoded by the coding sequence ATGACTACCTCGACCGCACCCGTGACCACGCCCCTCGGCGGACCGTCCCTCCCACAGGAGCGCCGCCTCGAGACCGCGATCCCCGGACCCCGATCGCAGGAGATCCTCGCACGCAAGGCCGACGCGGTCGCTGCGGGCGTCGGGCACACCGTGCCCATCGCGGCCGTCGCTGCCGGCGGCGGCGTCGTCGTCGACGCCGACGGCAACTCGCTCATCGATCTCGGCTCCGGCATCGCCGTCACGACGGTCGGCAACGCCCACCCGAAGGTCGTCGAGGCGATCGCCGCGCAGGCTGCGCAGCTCACCCACACCTGCTTCATGATCTCGCCGTACGAGTCGTACGTCGAGGTCGCCGAGACGCTCAACCGCCTCACCCCCGGCGACCACGCCAAGAAGAGCGCCCTCTTCAACTCGGGCGCCGAAGCAGTCGAAAACGCCGTCAAGATCGCCCGCAAGTTCACGGGCAAGCAGGCCGTCGTCGCCTTCGACCACGCCTACCACGGCCGCACCAACCTCACGATGGCCCTCACGGCCAAGTCGATGCCCTACAAGAGCGGCTTCGGACCCTTCGCCGCCGAGGTCTACCGCGTGCCCGCGTCCTACCCGTTCCGCGACGGCCTTTCCGGACAGGATGCCGCGGCCCGCGCCATCTCGATGATCGAGAAGCAGGTCGGTGCCGACAACCTGGCCGCCGTCATCATCGAACCCATCCAGGGCGAGGGCGGCTTCGTCGTCCCCGCCGACGGCTTCCTCCCCGCAGTCGTCGAGTGGTGCCGTGCCAACGACGTCGTCTTCATCGCCGACGAGGTGCAGTCCGGGTTCGCCCGCACCGGAGCCATGTTCGCGAGCGAGCACTTCGGGATCGTCCCCGACCTGATCACCACCGCCAAGGGCATCGCGGGAGGCATGCCCTTGGCCGCGGTCACGGGACGCGCCGACATCATGGACGCCACGCACACCGGTGGCCTCGGCGGCACGTACGGCGGCAACCCCGTCGCCTGCGCGGCGGCGCTCGCGGCGATGGACGCGTTCGAGAACGACGGCCTCATCGAGCGAGCTCAGGAGATCGAGGCCCTGCTGACAGCGCGTCTGCGGGAGATCGCGGCATCCGACCCCCGCATCGGCGAGGTGCGCGGTCGCGGCGCGATGATCGCGGCGGAGTTCGTCGACCCGACCACCGGAGCACCGGATGCGGCGCTCACGGGCGCGGTCGCGAAGGCGTGCATAGCGGCGGGCGTCATCGTCCTGACCTGCGGCACCTACGGCAACGTGATCCGTTTCCTGCCCCCGCTGTCGATCGGGGACGACCTGCTGAGGGAAGGCCTCGACGTGCTTGCAGAGGCGCTGGGGAAGGCCTGA